One stretch of Thermococcus sp. 21S9 DNA includes these proteins:
- the albA gene encoding DNA-binding protein Alba, which yields MAEEHVVYIGKKPVMNYVLAVITQFNEGAKEVSIKARGRAISRAVDVAEIVRNRFLPEVRVKEIKIGTEELPTADGRTANTSTIEIILEKP from the coding sequence ATGGCTGAGGAGCACGTCGTCTACATCGGAAAGAAGCCGGTTATGAACTACGTCCTCGCCGTGATAACCCAGTTCAACGAGGGTGCTAAGGAGGTCAGCATCAAGGCTCGCGGTAGGGCTATCAGCAGGGCCGTTGACGTCGCCGAGATTGTCAGGAACAGGTTCCTCCCCGAGGTCAGGGTCAAGGAAATCAAGATAGGCACTGAGGAGCTCCCGACTGCCGACGGCAGGACCGCCAACACCTCGACCATCGAGATTATCCTCGAAAAGCCGTGA
- a CDS encoding helix-turn-helix domain-containing protein, translating to MGPLEYETIDVTDERVRELAQVLASERSMAILRLLRERELSMSEIAKELDMPISTVSYHLDKLLRVGLVEVAGKKYGKRLQEVKLYRASSRPILLLPRPTERRTSPLDKLRVITLSVATGLSALVYWVAGRYYENSGSTASQTETIRVLSAETGKQAGSSGSYIPVLLAIMTFVIVISAGWFLKKRF from the coding sequence GTGGGCCCGTTGGAGTACGAGACCATAGACGTTACCGATGAGCGGGTTCGAGAACTCGCCCAGGTTCTCGCCAGCGAGAGGTCGATGGCCATTCTGAGGCTTCTCCGCGAGCGTGAGCTCTCGATGAGCGAGATTGCGAAGGAGCTCGACATGCCCATATCAACGGTCTCCTACCATCTCGATAAACTTCTCCGAGTGGGCCTCGTTGAGGTGGCCGGGAAAAAGTACGGCAAAAGGTTGCAGGAGGTAAAGCTCTACCGGGCATCGAGCCGGCCGATTCTTCTGCTCCCACGCCCAACCGAGCGGAGAACGTCACCGTTGGACAAACTGCGCGTCATAACCCTTTCAGTTGCAACGGGGCTTTCCGCACTCGTTTACTGGGTGGCGGGCAGGTACTACGAAAACTCAGGCTCAACAGCATCACAGACGGAAACGATACGTGTGTTGTCCGCGGAGACGGGCAAACAGGCCGGGTCATCGGGGAGTTACATTCCCGTACTCCTCGCGATAATGACGTTTGTCATCGTAATTTCCGCAGGGTGGTTTCTTAAGAAACGTTTTTAA
- a CDS encoding cyclic nucleotide-binding/CBS domain-containing protein, which produces MMTVGQVVKRKAVIVKPDDTIERVARILSRHKVGSAVVVDDDEIVGVITDRDILDKVVAKGRDPKTVRVREVMTRNPITIEDDYDISDAIDKMMEKGIRRLLVTRLGKPLGFVTAADLLAALNSMNSEEEEETVEETEVYGICELCGQYGPLYKVYIEGQERWICESCKDSLNL; this is translated from the coding sequence ATGATGACCGTGGGACAGGTAGTCAAGAGAAAAGCAGTGATTGTGAAGCCCGACGACACCATAGAGAGGGTTGCAAGGATACTATCAAGACACAAGGTTGGGAGCGCCGTTGTCGTGGACGACGATGAGATAGTTGGGGTCATCACCGACCGCGACATCCTCGACAAGGTAGTTGCGAAGGGACGCGACCCGAAGACCGTCAGGGTTCGCGAAGTCATGACGAGGAACCCGATAACGATTGAGGACGACTACGACATAAGCGATGCAATAGACAAGATGATGGAGAAAGGTATAAGGAGGCTCCTCGTAACGCGCCTTGGAAAGCCCCTCGGTTTCGTCACCGCGGCCGACCTGCTCGCCGCGCTCAACAGCATGAACAGCGAGGAGGAAGAGGAAACCGTTGAGGAGACCGAGGTTTATGGAATCTGCGAGCTCTGCGGTCAGTACGGCCCGCTCTACAAGGTCTACATAGAGGGCCAGGAAAGGTGGATTTGCGAGAGCTGTAAGGACAGCCTCAACCTTTAG
- a CDS encoding NTPase, translating into MVRVFVTGPAGVGKTTLVERVAREVERWGYIVGGMITKEVRRNGRRIGFKIIALDTGEEGTLASLRGTSHLPGVPFGKYVVHVDELERVGVSAIRRALIEADLVVIDEIGPMEYKSDEFVKAIGEVLNSDKPLLAVVHRRMIDKFRPLGKTHVLSVKNRNREFGIILDEIMRELRG; encoded by the coding sequence ATGGTCAGGGTTTTCGTGACCGGCCCGGCAGGGGTTGGGAAGACGACGCTCGTAGAGAGGGTCGCAAGGGAAGTTGAGAGATGGGGCTACATCGTTGGGGGCATGATAACGAAGGAAGTCAGGCGAAACGGAAGGAGAATAGGCTTCAAAATAATCGCCCTCGACACCGGTGAGGAAGGAACGCTCGCGAGCCTGCGCGGAACGTCTCACTTGCCCGGGGTTCCCTTCGGGAAGTACGTCGTTCACGTTGACGAGCTTGAGCGGGTCGGAGTTTCGGCGATAAGGCGGGCCCTAATTGAGGCGGATTTGGTTGTAATAGACGAAATCGGCCCGATGGAGTACAAGAGCGACGAGTTCGTAAAAGCTATTGGCGAGGTGCTGAACTCGGACAAACCCCTTCTGGCGGTCGTCCACAGGAGGATGATTGACAAGTTCAGGCCCCTCGGAAAGACCCACGTTCTAAGCGTTAAGAACAGGAACAGGGAGTTCGGAATAATATTGGATGAGATAATGAGAGAGCTGAGGGGCTAA
- the mtnA gene encoding S-methyl-5-thioribose-1-phosphate isomerase, translating into MEIRYKPEELTRLPRSVRYETGKVIMIDQTLLPREFKTIELRTVDEVAEAIITMKVRGAPAIGAAAAFGLALYADTSKAKTKDEFMDGFYRAYDRLRNTRPTAVNLFWALNRIKKLVEENAESPLEEIRKLIVAEAQRIADEDVEANLRMGHYGAEALPEGNVLTHCNAGSLATVQLGTVGAVLRVMNKDGTLKLLWVDETRPVLQGARLSAWEYNYDGIPLKLITDNMAGFVMQQGKVDAIIVGADRIVANGDFANKIGTYTLAVLAKEHGIPFFTVAPLSTIDMSLKSGKEIPIEERKPEEVLTCGGCRIAPDVDVYNPAFDVTPHRYLTGIITDRGVVYPPFERNLKKLFKGQE; encoded by the coding sequence GTGGAGATAAGGTATAAGCCTGAAGAACTCACGAGGCTCCCGAGGAGCGTTCGCTACGAGACCGGAAAGGTCATCATGATTGACCAGACGCTTTTGCCGAGGGAGTTCAAGACCATCGAGCTGAGAACTGTTGATGAGGTCGCCGAGGCAATCATCACGATGAAGGTCCGCGGTGCCCCGGCCATTGGAGCGGCTGCTGCTTTTGGTCTGGCCCTCTACGCGGACACGAGTAAAGCGAAGACCAAAGACGAGTTCATGGACGGCTTTTACAGGGCCTACGACAGGCTGAGGAACACGCGCCCCACAGCTGTAAACCTCTTCTGGGCGCTCAACAGGATTAAGAAGCTCGTCGAGGAGAACGCCGAGAGCCCGCTGGAGGAAATCAGGAAGCTCATAGTTGCGGAAGCGCAGAGGATAGCGGACGAGGACGTTGAGGCGAACCTCAGGATGGGCCACTACGGGGCGGAGGCCTTACCCGAGGGCAACGTTTTAACGCACTGCAACGCCGGAAGCTTGGCAACGGTCCAGCTCGGAACCGTTGGAGCCGTTCTGCGCGTGATGAACAAGGACGGAACGCTGAAGCTCCTCTGGGTGGACGAGACGAGGCCAGTCCTTCAGGGAGCTCGCTTGAGCGCGTGGGAGTACAACTACGACGGCATTCCGCTCAAGCTGATAACCGACAACATGGCCGGCTTCGTGATGCAGCAGGGAAAGGTTGACGCGATAATAGTCGGCGCCGACAGGATAGTGGCCAACGGCGACTTCGCCAACAAGATAGGCACCTACACCCTGGCGGTTCTCGCGAAGGAGCACGGGATACCTTTCTTCACGGTTGCACCGCTCTCGACGATTGACATGAGCCTGAAGAGCGGGAAGGAGATACCGATTGAGGAGCGGAAGCCGGAGGAAGTTCTGACCTGCGGCGGCTGCAGAATCGCCCCCGATGTGGACGTCTACAATCCGGCCTTCGACGTCACACCGCACAGGTACCTCACAGGAATAATAACCGACAGGGGCGTCGTCTACCCGCCGTTTGAGAGGAACCTGAAGAAGTTGTTCAAGGGGCAGGAATGA
- a CDS encoding iron-containing alcohol dehydrogenase — protein MFWLKTRIIEGKGSLEKLRKEVSGHERVLILASNSMKKHGFLSEAEDYVREAGAEVLSIAGLPAEPSVETIEEFLPKVREFKPDLLIALGGGSVIDTTKALKVFYDAPELNFEEIAFIDRFSKPKPVPKLKTKLIAIPSTSGAGSEVSGASVLKKGGIKYNIVTPEIAPEVAILDPRLPMTMPREVARNSGLDVLVHGIEAYTTKVANDFSDAMAIRAIKTVFGYLEKSLEGDEEAREKMHYASTIAGIAFLNARLGLCHAMSHKAAWLGPHGLLNAIFLPYVMEFNAERSDYARRRYDEIARELGLRDWRALVDAVRELNERTGVPKLSELVDEETFMARLDEMAEKAYRDGLLAFNPVEAKPEEIRELYLTVFRGE, from the coding sequence ATGTTCTGGCTCAAGACGAGAATCATCGAGGGCAAAGGTTCCCTTGAGAAGCTCAGGAAAGAGGTGAGCGGGCATGAGAGGGTTCTTATCCTGGCCAGCAACTCGATGAAAAAGCACGGCTTCCTGAGCGAGGCTGAGGATTACGTTAGGGAAGCGGGAGCGGAGGTTCTGTCCATAGCCGGCCTCCCGGCGGAGCCAAGCGTGGAGACGATAGAAGAGTTCCTGCCGAAGGTGAGGGAGTTTAAGCCGGACCTGCTGATAGCGCTCGGCGGTGGAAGCGTGATAGACACGACGAAAGCGCTGAAGGTCTTCTACGATGCTCCAGAGCTGAACTTCGAGGAGATAGCCTTCATAGACCGCTTTTCAAAGCCCAAACCTGTCCCAAAGCTGAAGACGAAGCTCATAGCGATTCCCTCAACGAGCGGTGCAGGAAGCGAGGTCTCCGGAGCGAGCGTTCTGAAGAAGGGCGGAATCAAGTACAACATCGTTACGCCGGAGATAGCGCCCGAGGTTGCGATACTTGACCCTCGCCTGCCGATGACGATGCCGAGGGAAGTGGCGCGAAACTCCGGGTTGGATGTGCTCGTCCACGGAATAGAGGCTTACACAACCAAAGTCGCCAACGACTTCAGCGACGCGATGGCGATTAGGGCAATAAAGACCGTCTTCGGCTACCTTGAGAAGAGCCTTGAAGGCGACGAGGAAGCGCGCGAAAAGATGCACTACGCTTCGACGATAGCTGGGATAGCCTTCCTCAACGCGCGCCTCGGCCTCTGCCACGCGATGAGCCACAAGGCCGCTTGGCTCGGTCCGCACGGACTTCTCAATGCTATATTCCTGCCCTACGTCATGGAGTTCAATGCCGAGAGAAGCGACTACGCGAGGAGGCGCTACGACGAGATAGCGAGGGAACTTGGACTTAGAGACTGGAGGGCGCTGGTTGATGCCGTTAGAGAGCTCAACGAGCGGACGGGCGTTCCAAAGCTGAGCGAGCTCGTCGATGAAGAAACATTCATGGCGAGGCTCGACGAGATGGCCGAGAAGGCCTACCGGGACGGCCTCTTGGCCTTCAATCCGGTCGAGGCAAAGCCCGAGGAGATAAGAGAGCTGTATTTAACGGTCTTCAGGGGAGAGTAA
- a CDS encoding MFS transporter — MNVTRNGETYDLSYAKKATLVVVLLPLLVMYTEAMLTPALPTIQKEFAINPNDVSWVLTIYLLVGTVSVALFGKLGDMYGKKKMFLVALGFYTLGVILNGFAPSFRWLLFSRAIQGFGMAIFPLAFSLVREEFPPEMVPQVQGMISAMFGVGMVIALPLGAYVTQHWGWRWTYHTAAPFAVLMFILAWKILRESRYINPGKLDWQGALLLVWAVVPALVAVTRAPNVGWTARETLVLFAVSIVGAVLLVLWEKRAENPIIPLDIVASRNPAIVNLGIMFAAFGISMMSQANTYIFQMKPPYGFGKSILESGLLMTPMAGVMLVIAPLAGKLMPKIGAKPLAITGALIASSGLAILAKYAPEFPPNHLWAFVAMITYVGAGITLMNISFINVLVFSVPQRVMGVATGANSLFRNFGSTWGPAIAGTVMSTYYTLFHPPGAPSWVKIKIPTTKAYEVLFGTSAGIYLFLAILSLAIVEVMKGGKIRGTENGGEKEVEVG; from the coding sequence ATGAACGTCACGAGGAACGGTGAAACGTACGACCTCAGCTATGCGAAGAAGGCCACGCTCGTCGTGGTTCTCCTTCCGCTCCTCGTCATGTACACTGAGGCGATGCTAACTCCAGCGTTGCCAACGATTCAGAAAGAGTTCGCGATAAACCCCAACGACGTCAGCTGGGTTCTCACGATTTATCTCCTCGTCGGAACGGTCAGCGTCGCGCTCTTCGGAAAGCTCGGCGATATGTACGGCAAGAAGAAGATGTTCCTCGTTGCCCTCGGCTTCTACACCCTCGGCGTCATACTCAACGGCTTTGCGCCAAGTTTCCGCTGGTTGCTCTTCAGCAGGGCAATCCAGGGCTTTGGAATGGCCATATTCCCGCTCGCCTTCAGCCTCGTCCGTGAGGAGTTCCCGCCCGAGATGGTCCCGCAGGTTCAGGGAATGATAAGCGCGATGTTCGGCGTCGGTATGGTTATCGCGCTACCGCTCGGAGCTTACGTTACCCAGCACTGGGGCTGGCGCTGGACCTACCACACCGCCGCTCCCTTCGCGGTTCTGATGTTCATCCTCGCGTGGAAGATACTCCGTGAGAGTCGCTACATCAACCCTGGAAAGCTCGACTGGCAGGGAGCGTTGCTCCTCGTCTGGGCCGTCGTTCCGGCACTCGTCGCGGTAACGCGCGCCCCGAACGTCGGCTGGACCGCAAGGGAAACCCTCGTCCTCTTCGCTGTCTCGATAGTCGGCGCGGTCCTGCTCGTCCTCTGGGAAAAACGCGCGGAGAACCCGATAATTCCCCTCGACATCGTGGCATCTCGCAATCCTGCCATAGTGAACCTCGGAATCATGTTCGCGGCCTTTGGAATCTCGATGATGAGCCAGGCGAACACCTACATCTTCCAGATGAAGCCACCGTACGGCTTCGGCAAGAGCATACTCGAGAGCGGTCTGCTAATGACTCCAATGGCGGGCGTCATGCTCGTAATAGCTCCCCTGGCAGGTAAGCTGATGCCCAAAATCGGCGCCAAGCCCCTCGCGATAACAGGAGCGCTCATCGCGAGCTCGGGCCTCGCCATTCTGGCGAAGTACGCCCCCGAATTCCCGCCGAACCACCTCTGGGCTTTCGTGGCGATGATAACCTACGTTGGCGCGGGAATAACGCTGATGAACATCTCCTTCATCAACGTTCTCGTCTTCAGCGTCCCGCAGAGGGTCATGGGCGTCGCGACCGGTGCCAACAGCCTCTTCAGGAACTTCGGCTCGACGTGGGGGCCAGCTATCGCAGGAACCGTCATGAGCACCTACTACACCCTCTTCCATCCGCCCGGTGCCCCTTCGTGGGTCAAGATAAAGATACCTACGACGAAGGCCTACGAGGTGCTCTTTGGAACCTCCGCCGGAATCTACCTCTTTCTGGCGATACTAAGCCTGGCCATCGTCGAGGTCATGAAGGGCGGAAAGATTCGCGGAACCGAGAACGGGGGAGAAAAGGAAGTAGAGGTTGGCTGA
- a CDS encoding antitoxin family protein produces the protein MGVVSEVISGVYRKGGLILLDDKKPREGETVTVKILTRKELVKKLAGILGEGKSTEVEKYLEELHDEGAP, from the coding sequence GTGGGAGTAGTGTCAGAAGTCATCTCCGGAGTCTATAGAAAGGGGGGGCTAATCCTCCTCGACGACAAAAAACCACGAGAGGGCGAAACAGTAACAGTAAAGATACTCACGAGAAAAGAGCTAGTAAAAAAGCTGGCGGGGATTCTTGGGGAAGGAAAAAGCACAGAGGTAGAGAAATACCTGGAGGAGCTCCACGATGAGGGTGCTCCTTGA
- a CDS encoding PIN domain-containing protein, with the protein MRVLLDTNVLYNYLYRTELTPKAEAILSEECQFYISNLILNELTYAVIRKTAELKFGARSYHKVKEILKKEGYKPFEEPLKRMELVLEALGIERIPDSTDWEAIKSLMFKYSLLPNDGTILATALERRMDAIATFDGDYSKVQELKVLP; encoded by the coding sequence ATGAGGGTGCTCCTTGACACCAACGTTCTCTACAACTACCTGTACCGGACGGAGTTGACACCAAAGGCAGAGGCTATTCTCTCGGAGGAGTGTCAGTTCTACATCAGCAACCTGATTCTTAACGAGCTAACTTATGCAGTTATTCGAAAAACCGCGGAGTTAAAGTTCGGGGCTCGCTCCTACCATAAGGTCAAAGAGATACTGAAGAAGGAGGGTTACAAACCATTTGAAGAGCCTCTTAAGAGGATGGAGCTTGTTTTAGAGGCCCTAGGCATCGAGAGAATTCCCGATTCAACCGATTGGGAGGCTATTAAGTCCCTGATGTTCAAGTATTCATTGTTACCAAACGACGGCACAATTCTCGCAACAGCTCTTGAAAGGAGAATGGACGCAATTGCCACATTCGACGGGGACTACAGTAAAGTTCAAGAACTAAAGGTTCTCCCTTGA
- a CDS encoding DEAD/DEAH box helicase: MHPLLRKAIRERFGKLNRLQQDSFREVSSGKSVLIIAPTGSGKTEAAVLPVFNKILEEGLKPISALYIAPLKALNRDLLERLEWWGRKLGITVEVRHGDTSAYRKAKQTKNPPQMLIITPETLGVILTVKSLRKHLENVKFVIVDEIAELVDNKRGSQLLLNLERLAEIAEFKRIGMTATVGNEEEVRDWLRAEAIVKPNWRKAYRFHVLYPKPKEEDMKLAEKLSVSSEIASRLRTLWEIVERHGKALIFTNTRQFAEVLAHRLKAWGKPVEVHHGSLSKEARVRAEKALKEGKIRALICTSSMELGIDIGDVDVVIQYMSPRQVNRLVQRVGRAKHRIGEVSEGYVIATNVEDYLQSLVIAKRALEGRFEAVEPIGGLDVLAHFVVGLLIEYKKLPRERPYEIAKRAYVYRDLSWSDYLDVLRVLEDARLVGYDEESNLLYLRRGAFQYYYENLSTIPDEVSWRVFDAKSGHVIGRLDESFVMDLEEGMEFVMNGRSWIVLKIDDEARLLKVRESKSLESAIPSWEGEMIPVPFGVAFDVGRLRRELAFDFRKALNLLEGVEFSEEELRRAFEEIRDEPFPTDRDIIVESTPKATIIHADFGSRANEAIGRIVHSLLILRYGRVFSVRSQGHAIVFKTPFQLNPEEVKRYLYQEPESVEFIVSRALRDSHAYRWRMLNVAKRFGALRRDAKIRRIERLFEGTVIEKETLNELYHDKVDVRKAELIMELLKAGSLRVKTVLRKEPSTLARLNMTVSGEFLLSGVLERDELIELFRKRLLEHEVVLVCTNCGWHSKTKVARLQNIKLRQCPRCGSKMLAVAHPIDAEEFLAVLEKVRYGKLLEKKEERAYRKLLKASDLVDTYGFEAVLALASYGTGPDTASRLLAQYKGDALILALMERERQFIRTRRFWVDRKEKEKTEGN, translated from the coding sequence ATGCACCCACTCCTCAGAAAGGCCATCAGGGAGCGCTTTGGGAAGCTCAACCGGCTCCAGCAGGACTCATTCAGGGAGGTTAGCTCGGGGAAGAGCGTTCTAATCATTGCCCCAACCGGCTCGGGGAAGACGGAAGCCGCTGTTCTGCCGGTTTTCAACAAAATCCTTGAGGAAGGACTAAAACCCATCTCAGCTCTCTACATAGCCCCGCTCAAGGCCCTCAACAGGGATTTGCTCGAGAGGCTCGAATGGTGGGGGAGGAAGCTCGGAATAACCGTCGAGGTCAGGCACGGTGATACGTCAGCCTACAGGAAGGCGAAGCAGACTAAGAACCCGCCTCAAATGTTAATCATCACCCCCGAAACCCTCGGCGTGATTTTGACGGTCAAATCACTTCGAAAACATCTTGAAAACGTGAAGTTCGTCATCGTTGACGAGATAGCCGAGCTCGTAGATAATAAGCGCGGTTCTCAGCTCCTTCTGAACCTTGAGAGACTCGCCGAGATTGCCGAGTTCAAGCGGATAGGCATGACGGCGACGGTTGGCAACGAGGAAGAGGTGAGGGACTGGCTCAGGGCCGAGGCGATAGTAAAGCCGAACTGGAGGAAAGCCTACCGCTTCCACGTGCTCTACCCGAAGCCGAAAGAGGAAGACATGAAGCTTGCTGAGAAGCTGAGCGTCTCGTCGGAGATAGCGTCGAGGCTTAGGACGCTGTGGGAAATCGTTGAGAGGCACGGAAAGGCCCTCATCTTTACCAACACCCGCCAGTTCGCCGAGGTCCTCGCGCACCGCCTCAAGGCCTGGGGGAAGCCCGTCGAGGTTCACCACGGCTCGCTCTCGAAGGAGGCGCGCGTTAGGGCTGAGAAGGCCCTCAAGGAGGGGAAAATCAGGGCCCTAATCTGCACCTCCTCAATGGAGCTCGGCATAGACATCGGCGACGTTGACGTTGTAATACAGTATATGAGTCCGAGGCAGGTCAACAGGCTGGTTCAGCGCGTCGGCAGGGCGAAGCACAGGATTGGAGAAGTGAGCGAAGGTTACGTAATAGCCACGAACGTCGAGGACTACCTCCAGAGCCTCGTCATAGCGAAGAGGGCCTTAGAGGGGCGCTTCGAGGCGGTCGAGCCGATAGGCGGGCTGGACGTTCTGGCTCACTTCGTTGTCGGTCTGCTGATTGAATACAAGAAGCTCCCCCGTGAGAGACCCTACGAGATAGCGAAAAGGGCTTACGTTTACCGCGATTTGAGCTGGAGCGATTACCTCGACGTTCTCCGCGTTTTAGAAGACGCTCGCCTTGTCGGCTACGATGAGGAGAGCAACCTCCTCTACCTCAGGCGAGGAGCGTTCCAGTACTACTACGAGAACCTCTCAACTATTCCGGACGAGGTCTCGTGGCGCGTTTTTGACGCCAAAAGCGGGCACGTCATAGGAAGACTTGACGAGAGCTTCGTTATGGACCTTGAGGAGGGCATGGAGTTCGTCATGAACGGGCGGAGCTGGATAGTGCTCAAGATAGACGACGAGGCAAGGCTTTTGAAGGTTCGCGAGAGCAAGAGCCTCGAGAGCGCGATACCGAGCTGGGAGGGTGAGATGATTCCGGTTCCGTTCGGGGTTGCCTTCGACGTCGGCAGGCTGAGGAGGGAGTTAGCCTTCGACTTCAGAAAGGCGTTGAACCTTCTGGAGGGCGTCGAGTTCAGTGAAGAGGAACTCAGGAGGGCCTTCGAGGAAATCAGGGACGAGCCGTTTCCAACGGATAGAGATATTATCGTCGAGAGCACGCCGAAGGCAACCATAATCCACGCCGATTTCGGAAGCAGGGCGAACGAAGCGATAGGGAGGATAGTTCACTCGCTTCTAATCCTCCGCTACGGCCGGGTCTTCTCGGTAAGGAGCCAGGGGCACGCGATAGTCTTCAAGACCCCGTTCCAGCTCAATCCGGAGGAGGTCAAGCGCTACCTCTACCAGGAACCCGAGAGCGTCGAGTTCATAGTTTCCCGCGCTCTAAGGGACTCCCACGCCTACCGCTGGAGAATGCTGAACGTGGCCAAGCGGTTCGGTGCCTTGAGGCGGGATGCAAAGATACGGAGAATCGAGAGGCTCTTCGAGGGGACGGTGATTGAGAAGGAAACGCTCAACGAGCTCTACCACGACAAGGTTGACGTCAGGAAGGCCGAGCTAATAATGGAGTTGCTCAAGGCCGGTTCGCTGAGGGTGAAGACTGTCCTGAGGAAGGAGCCTTCAACCCTGGCGAGGCTCAACATGACGGTGAGCGGGGAGTTCCTGCTGTCGGGCGTTCTGGAGAGGGACGAGCTGATTGAGCTGTTCAGGAAGAGGTTGCTTGAGCACGAAGTTGTTTTAGTCTGCACCAACTGCGGGTGGCACTCGAAGACGAAGGTAGCGAGACTTCAAAACATCAAGCTGAGGCAGTGCCCTCGCTGTGGCTCGAAGATGTTAGCGGTGGCGCACCCGATTGACGCCGAGGAGTTTCTCGCGGTGCTTGAGAAAGTGAGGTACGGAAAACTGCTGGAGAAAAAGGAGGAGAGAGCCTATAGGAAGCTGTTAAAGGCGTCTGATTTGGTCGATACCTACGGCTTCGAGGCTGTCTTAGCGCTGGCGAGCTACGGAACTGGACCGGATACCGCCTCACGGTTGCTCGCGCAGTACAAAGGGGACGCACTAATCCTCGCGCTCATGGAAAGGGAAAGGCAGTTCATAAGGACGAGGCGATTCTGGGTCGATAGGAAAGAGAAGGAAAAGACTGAAGGGAACTGA
- a CDS encoding M20/M25/M40 family metallo-hydrolase produces the protein MKTERAKEILLQLLKIPSPSGQEDRLMLHIMEFLHRLDYDVKIESDGEIIDLVVNPEAELFYEVHVDTIPIRAEPFVRGNIIYGTGASDIKGGAAAILLMLEELRKEGKDLNVGIVFVSDEELGGRGSALFMERYRPKMAVVLEPTDLEVHIAHAGNIEAYFEVDGKEAHGACPESGVNAIEETYKMLEELKKLEPFKAKGEFFDPHIGVQELVCENPVYLIPALCKGRLEARLLPEQEVEDVLDLMDPILDEYTKSYEYTEIWDGYRLEPDEEIVQLAKKAMDRTGLDEFGGMRSWTDAINFMYNGTRTIVFGPGNLDISHTRFERIDVRDVVTASEFLKALNEIYGGNEPKE, from the coding sequence ATGAAGACCGAGAGAGCGAAGGAGATACTCCTCCAGCTTTTGAAGATACCCTCGCCTTCGGGCCAGGAAGACAGGCTCATGCTCCACATCATGGAGTTCCTGCACAGGCTCGACTACGACGTCAAGATAGAGAGCGATGGCGAGATAATAGACCTCGTCGTGAACCCCGAGGCGGAGCTCTTCTACGAAGTCCACGTCGATACCATACCGATTCGCGCAGAGCCCTTCGTCAGGGGCAACATAATCTACGGCACAGGAGCGAGCGACATCAAGGGCGGAGCCGCCGCGATTCTTCTCATGCTCGAGGAGCTTAGGAAAGAGGGCAAAGACCTCAACGTCGGTATCGTCTTCGTCAGCGACGAGGAGCTCGGCGGTCGCGGAAGCGCGCTCTTCATGGAGAGGTATAGACCCAAGATGGCCGTTGTCCTTGAGCCGACTGACCTTGAGGTTCACATCGCCCACGCAGGCAACATCGAGGCCTACTTTGAGGTGGACGGCAAAGAGGCTCACGGTGCCTGCCCCGAGAGCGGTGTAAATGCCATAGAGGAAACCTACAAAATGCTGGAAGAACTCAAGAAGCTCGAACCCTTCAAGGCCAAGGGCGAGTTCTTCGACCCGCACATAGGGGTTCAGGAGCTCGTCTGCGAGAATCCGGTCTACTTAATCCCGGCCCTGTGCAAGGGAAGGCTCGAGGCGAGGCTCCTGCCTGAGCAGGAGGTTGAGGACGTTCTGGATTTAATGGACCCGATACTCGACGAGTACACCAAGAGCTACGAGTACACCGAGATATGGGACGGCTACAGACTTGAGCCAGACGAGGAGATAGTCCAGCTGGCCAAAAAGGCGATGGACAGGACGGGCCTCGACGAGTTCGGCGGGATGAGGAGCTGGACGGACGCGATAAACTTCATGTACAACGGAACGAGGACGATAGTCTTCGGCCCCGGCAACCTCGACATCTCTCACACCAGGTTCGAGCGCATAGACGTCAGGGACGTGGTTACCGCCAGCGAGTTTTTGAAGGCCCTCAACGAGATTTACGGCGGGAACGAGCCGAAGGAGTGA